One Citrobacter amalonaticus genomic window carries:
- the cysI gene encoding assimilatory sulfite reductase (NADPH) hemoprotein subunit, with protein sequence MSEKHPGPLVVEGKLADAERMKLESNYLRGTIAEDLNDGLTGGFKGDNFLLIRFHGMYQQDDRDIRAERAEQKLEPRHAMLLRCRLPGGVITTKQWQAIDKFAHDNTIYGSIRLTNRQTFQFHGILKKNVKPVHQMLHSVGLDALATANDMNRNVLCTSNPYESELHAEAYEWAKKISEHLLPRTRAYAEIWLDQEKVATTDEEPILGQTYLPRKFKTTVVIPPQNDIDLHANDMNFVAVAENGKLVGFNLLVGGGLSIEHGNKKTYARTASEFGYLPLEHTLAVAEAVVTTQRDWGNRTDRKNAKTKYTLERVGVETFKAEVERRAGIKFEPIRPYEFTGRGDRIGWVKGIDNKWHLTLFIENGRILDYPGRPLKTGLLEISKIHKGEFRITANQNLIIAGVPESQKAKIEKIAQESGLMNTVTPQRENSMACVSFPTCPLAMAEAERFLPTFIDKIDGLMAKHHVSDEHIVMRVTGCPNGCGRAMLAEVGLVGKAPGRYNLHLGGNRMGTRIPRMFKENITEPEILDSLDELIGRWVKEREAGEGFGDFTVRAGIIRPVLDPARDFWE encoded by the coding sequence ATGAGCGAAAAACATCCAGGGCCCCTGGTGGTCGAAGGTAAACTGGCAGACGCCGAGCGCATGAAGCTGGAAAGCAACTATCTGCGCGGCACCATTGCTGAAGATTTAAATGACGGTCTCACCGGCGGTTTCAAAGGTGACAACTTCCTGCTGATCCGTTTTCACGGAATGTACCAGCAGGATGACCGTGACATCCGCGCCGAGCGTGCAGAGCAGAAGCTGGAGCCACGTCACGCGATGTTGCTTCGCTGCCGTCTGCCTGGTGGCGTTATCACCACCAAACAGTGGCAGGCGATTGATAAGTTTGCCCATGACAACACCATTTACGGCAGTATTCGCCTGACCAACCGTCAGACGTTTCAGTTTCACGGGATTCTGAAGAAGAACGTGAAGCCGGTGCACCAGATGCTGCACTCCGTGGGGCTGGACGCTCTGGCGACTGCCAATGATATGAACCGTAACGTGCTGTGCACCTCGAACCCGTACGAGTCTGAGCTGCATGCCGAAGCCTACGAGTGGGCGAAAAAGATCTCCGAGCATCTGCTGCCGCGCACGCGCGCGTATGCTGAAATTTGGCTCGATCAGGAAAAAGTCGCGACGACGGATGAAGAGCCGATCCTCGGTCAGACCTATCTGCCGCGTAAGTTTAAAACCACGGTCGTGATCCCGCCGCAGAACGACATCGATCTGCACGCCAATGACATGAACTTTGTCGCCGTGGCGGAAAACGGCAAGCTGGTTGGCTTTAACCTGCTGGTGGGCGGCGGTCTTTCTATCGAGCACGGTAACAAGAAAACCTATGCCCGTACGGCGAGCGAATTTGGCTATCTGCCGCTGGAGCATACGCTGGCCGTGGCGGAGGCGGTGGTCACCACCCAGCGCGACTGGGGCAACCGTACCGATCGTAAGAATGCGAAAACCAAATACACGCTGGAACGCGTAGGGGTTGAGACGTTCAAAGCGGAAGTGGAACGTCGTGCGGGCATTAAATTTGAGCCGATTCGTCCGTATGAATTCACCGGTCGCGGCGATCGGATTGGCTGGGTGAAAGGCATCGACAATAAATGGCATCTGACGCTGTTTATCGAAAATGGCCGAATCCTCGATTATCCGGGACGTCCGCTAAAAACGGGCCTGCTGGAGATTTCGAAAATCCATAAAGGCGAGTTCCGTATAACTGCGAATCAGAATCTGATCATCGCTGGCGTACCGGAAAGCCAGAAAGCGAAGATTGAGAAGATCGCGCAAGAGAGCGGTCTGATGAACACCGTGACGCCGCAGCGTGAGAACTCCATGGCCTGCGTGTCGTTCCCGACCTGTCCGCTGGCGATGGCGGAGGCCGAACGTTTCCTGCCGACGTTTATCGACAAGATTGATGGCCTGATGGCGAAACATCACGTCAGTGATGAGCATATTGTGATGCGCGTGACAGGCTGCCCGAACGGCTGCGGTCGCGCGATGCTGGCAGAAGTGGGGCTGGTGGGGAAAGCGCCAGGTCGTTATAACCTGCATCTCGGCGGTAACCGAATGGGGACGCGTATCCCGCGGATGTTCAAAGAGAATATCACCGAGCCGGAAATTCTCGACTCGCTGGATGAACTGATTGGGCGCTGGGTGAAAGAGCGCGAAGCGGGTGAAGGCTTCGGTGACTTTACGGTGCGTGCGGGCATTATTCGCCCGGTGCTCGATCCCGCCCGGGATTTCTGGGAATAA
- a CDS encoding DUF3561 family protein yields MRNSQNITLTTTDAFATDDETTWSLPGAVVGFASWLLALGIPFLVYGPNTLFFFIYTWPFFLALMPVAVVVGIALHSLLKGKLRYSIVATLLTVCAMFGALFMWLLG; encoded by the coding sequence ATGCGCAATAGCCAGAACATCACACTCACAACGACAGACGCGTTTGCTACTGATGACGAAACCACCTGGTCGCTGCCGGGCGCGGTGGTGGGTTTCGCATCATGGCTGCTGGCGTTGGGGATCCCCTTTCTGGTGTATGGTCCTAATACGTTGTTTTTCTTCATCTACACCTGGCCTTTCTTCCTGGCGTTGATGCCCGTTGCGGTGGTCGTGGGTATCGCGCTGCATTCCCTGCTCAAGGGCAAATTGCGCTACAGCATTGTCGCAACGCTGCTGACCGTTTGCGCAATGTTCGGCGCACTGTTTATGTGGTTGCTGGGCTAA
- the cysD gene encoding sulfate adenylyltransferase subunit CysD, which produces MDQKRLTHLRQLEAESIHIIREVAAEFSNPVMLYSIGKDSSVMLHLARKAFFPGSLPFPLLHVDTGWKFREMYEFRDRTAKAYGCELLVHKNPEGVAMGINPFVHGSAKHTDIMKTEGLKQALNKYGFDAAFGGARRDEEKSRAKERIYSFRDRFHRWDPKNQRPELWHNYNGQINKGESIRVFPLSNWTEQDIWQYIWLENIEIVPLYLAAERPVLERDGMLMMIDDDRIDLQPGEMIKKRMVRFRTLGCWPLTGAVESNAQTLPEIIEEMLVSTTSERQGRVIDRDQAGSMELKKRQGYF; this is translated from the coding sequence ATGGACCAAAAACGACTCACCCACCTGCGACAGCTGGAGGCCGAAAGCATCCACATCATTCGCGAGGTGGCAGCAGAATTTTCGAACCCGGTAATGCTGTACTCCATCGGTAAAGATTCCAGCGTCATGCTGCATCTTGCCCGTAAGGCATTTTTCCCGGGATCGCTGCCGTTTCCGCTGCTGCATGTCGATACCGGCTGGAAGTTCCGCGAGATGTATGAATTCCGCGATCGTACCGCCAAAGCGTACGGCTGCGAGCTGCTGGTACATAAAAACCCGGAAGGAGTGGCGATGGGTATCAATCCATTTGTCCACGGCAGCGCCAAACACACCGACATTATGAAAACCGAAGGGCTGAAGCAGGCGCTGAACAAATACGGTTTTGACGCCGCATTTGGCGGCGCGCGCCGCGATGAAGAAAAGTCGCGGGCGAAAGAGCGTATTTACTCTTTCCGCGACCGCTTTCATCGCTGGGACCCGAAAAACCAGCGTCCTGAACTGTGGCACAACTACAACGGGCAGATTAACAAAGGCGAAAGTATCCGCGTCTTCCCGCTGTCCAACTGGACGGAACAGGATATCTGGCAGTACATCTGGCTGGAAAACATCGAGATCGTCCCGCTGTATCTGGCGGCAGAGCGCCCGGTACTGGAGCGCGACGGCATGTTAATGATGATTGATGACGATCGCATCGACCTGCAGCCTGGCGAAATGATCAAAAAGCGGATGGTGCGTTTTCGTACCCTCGGCTGCTGGCCGCTGACCGGCGCCGTCGAGTCAAACGCACAAACGCTGCCGGAAATCATTGAAGAGATGCTGGTCTCGACCACCAGTGAACGTCAGGGACGCGTGATTGACCGCGACCAGGCGGGCTCTATGGAGCTGAAGAAACGTCAGGGGTATTTCTAA
- the ispD gene encoding 2-C-methyl-D-erythritol 4-phosphate cytidylyltransferase, with amino-acid sequence MAATLLDVCAVVPAAGFGRRMQTECPKQYLSIGNKTILEHSVFALLAHPRVTRVIIAISPGDSRFAQLSLAQHPQITVVDGGNERADSVLAGLQAAGDAEWVLVHDAARPCLHQDDLARLLALSETSRTGGILAAPVRDTMKRAEPGKTAIAHTVERNDLWHALTPQFFPRELLHDCLTRALNEGATITDEASALEYCGFHPQLVEGRADNIKVTRPEDLALAEFYLTRTIQT; translated from the coding sequence ATGGCAGCCACTTTATTGGATGTTTGCGCCGTGGTGCCGGCGGCCGGATTTGGCCGCCGTATGCAAACGGAATGTCCGAAGCAATATCTCTCGATCGGCAATAAAACCATTCTCGAACACTCGGTCTTTGCGCTGCTGGCGCATCCTCGGGTGACCCGCGTGATCATCGCGATAAGCCCCGGCGACAGCCGCTTTGCCCAACTCTCTCTGGCGCAGCATCCGCAAATTACCGTCGTGGACGGGGGAAATGAACGCGCAGACTCCGTGCTGGCCGGATTGCAGGCCGCCGGAGACGCCGAATGGGTGCTGGTACATGATGCGGCGCGCCCCTGTTTACATCAGGATGATTTAGCGCGTCTGCTGGCGCTTAGCGAAACCAGTCGCACTGGCGGGATCCTTGCCGCACCGGTGCGCGATACTATGAAACGCGCAGAGCCGGGCAAAACCGCCATTGCCCATACGGTCGAACGTAACGATTTATGGCACGCGCTGACGCCGCAATTTTTCCCTCGCGAGCTGCTGCATGACTGTCTGACGCGCGCGCTGAATGAAGGGGCGACCATCACCGATGAAGCCTCGGCGCTGGAATATTGCGGCTTCCATCCACAGCTTGTTGAAGGACGGGCTGATAACATCAAAGTAACCCGTCCGGAAGATTTAGCTCTGGCTGAATTTTACCTGACCCGAACAATTCAGACATAA
- the queD gene encoding 6-carboxytetrahydropterin synthase QueD, with translation MSTTLFKDFTFEAAHRLPHVPEGHKCGRLHGHSFMVRLEITGEVCPHTGWIMDFAELKAAFKPTYDRLDHYYLNDIPGLENPTSEVLAKWIWDQVKPAVPLLSAVMVKETCTAGCVYRGE, from the coding sequence ATGTCCACCACCTTGTTTAAAGATTTCACCTTTGAAGCCGCTCACCGCCTGCCACACGTACCGGAAGGGCATAAATGTGGCCGCCTGCATGGTCACTCATTTATGGTGCGTCTTGAAATTACCGGTGAAGTCTGCCCGCATACCGGTTGGATCATGGATTTTGCTGAGTTAAAAGCCGCATTTAAGCCGACTTATGACAGGCTTGATCATTACTACCTGAACGATATTCCCGGTCTCGAAAACCCGACCAGCGAAGTACTGGCAAAATGGATTTGGGATCAGGTCAAACCGGCAGTCCCTCTGCTGAGCGCGGTGATGGTGAAAGAGACCTGTACTGCGGGCTGTGTCTACCGCGGCGAGTGA
- the cysH gene encoding phosphoadenosine phosphosulfate reductase, which yields MSVLDLNALNALPKVERVMALAEINSQLEKRDAEGRVAWALENLPGEYVLSSSFGIQAAVSLHLVNQIRPDIPVILTDTGYLFPETYQFIDELTDKLGLNLKVYRASESAAWQEARYGKLWEQGVEGIEKYNEINKVEPMNRALQELNAQTWFAGLRREQSGSRAHLSVLAIQRGVFKVLPIIDWDNRTVYQYLQKHGLKYHPLWDQGYLSVGDTHTTRKWEPGMAEEETRFFGLKRECGLHEG from the coding sequence ATGTCCGTACTCGATCTAAACGCGCTGAATGCATTGCCGAAGGTAGAGCGTGTGATGGCGCTGGCTGAAATCAATAGCCAACTGGAAAAACGTGACGCAGAGGGACGTGTGGCGTGGGCGCTGGAGAATTTGCCTGGCGAATACGTCCTCTCATCAAGCTTTGGGATTCAGGCGGCGGTCAGCCTGCATCTGGTCAATCAGATCCGCCCGGATATCCCGGTGATCCTGACCGATACCGGCTATCTGTTCCCGGAAACTTACCAGTTTATTGATGAGTTAACGGACAAACTCGGGCTGAACCTGAAGGTCTACCGTGCGAGTGAGAGCGCCGCCTGGCAGGAAGCGCGCTACGGTAAGCTGTGGGAGCAGGGCGTTGAAGGTATTGAGAAATACAATGAGATCAACAAAGTCGAACCGATGAACCGGGCGTTGCAGGAACTGAATGCACAAACCTGGTTTGCGGGACTGCGGCGCGAACAGTCCGGCAGCCGTGCGCATTTGTCCGTGCTGGCTATCCAGCGTGGGGTCTTTAAAGTGCTGCCGATTATCGACTGGGATAACCGTACGGTTTATCAATACCTGCAAAAGCACGGGCTGAAATACCATCCACTGTGGGATCAGGGCTATCTTTCCGTAGGGGATACGCACACCACGCGTAAATGGGAACCCGGCATGGCAGAAGAAGAGACCCGCTTCTTTGGCCTGAAGCGCGAGTGCGGGCTGCATGAAGGTTGA
- a CDS encoding aminopeptidase, whose protein sequence is MFSATRRLSALLALGVCFIVPAQASSPKPGEFATTQTRHIATVFPGRMTGSPAEMLSADYLRQQFEQMGYRSDIRTFNSRYIYTAKNNRKNWHNVTGSTVIAAHEGKAPQQIIIMAHLDTYAPQSDADTDANLGGLTLQGVDDNAAGLGVMLELAERLKDVPTEYGIRFIATSGEEEGKLGAENLLKRMSAAEKKNTLLVINLDNLIVGDKLYFNSGQSTPEAVRKLTRDRALAIARNHGIAATSNPGLNKDYPKGTGCCNDAEVFDKAGISVLSVEATNWNLGKKDGYQQRAKTASFPAGNSWHDVRLDNQQHIDKALPGRIEHRNRDVMRIMLPLVKELAKAS, encoded by the coding sequence ATGTTTTCCGCAACGCGCCGTCTTTCCGCCCTCCTGGCGCTCGGCGTATGCTTTATTGTCCCCGCTCAGGCGTCATCGCCAAAACCGGGCGAATTTGCGACAACGCAGACCCGTCATATTGCGACCGTTTTCCCGGGAAGGATGACCGGCTCTCCGGCAGAAATGTTATCTGCCGACTATTTACGCCAGCAGTTTGAGCAGATGGGCTATCGCAGTGATATCCGCACGTTCAACAGTCGCTATATTTATACCGCCAAAAATAATCGCAAAAACTGGCATAACGTCACTGGCAGTACCGTCATTGCCGCTCACGAAGGCAAAGCCCCGCAGCAGATTATTATCATGGCGCATCTGGATACCTACGCGCCGCAAAGTGACGCCGACACCGACGCGAATCTTGGCGGGCTTACGCTGCAAGGGGTGGATGATAACGCCGCCGGTCTGGGCGTTATGCTCGAACTGGCAGAACGCCTGAAAGATGTGCCGACGGAATACGGTATTCGTTTTATTGCCACCAGCGGCGAGGAAGAGGGAAAGCTGGGGGCTGAAAACCTGCTGAAACGCATGAGCGCGGCAGAGAAGAAAAATACGCTGCTGGTGATTAATCTCGATAACCTGATCGTCGGTGACAAACTGTATTTTAATAGCGGGCAAAGCACCCCGGAAGCCGTACGCAAATTAACCCGCGACCGTGCATTAGCGATTGCGCGCAATCATGGCATTGCCGCCACCAGTAATCCTGGCCTGAATAAGGACTATCCCAAAGGCACCGGTTGTTGCAATGACGCTGAGGTCTTCGATAAAGCGGGAATTTCGGTGCTGTCCGTTGAGGCAACGAACTGGAATCTTGGCAAGAAAGATGGTTACCAACAGCGCGCCAAAACCGCCTCTTTCCCGGCGGGAAATAGCTGGCACGACGTGCGTCTGGATAACCAACAGCATATCGATAAAGCCCTGCCCGGACGCATTGAACATCGTAATCGCGACGTAATGCGTATTATGCTGCCGCTCGTAAAAGAATTAGCGAAAGCGAGCTAA
- the ftsB gene encoding cell division protein FtsB produces MGKLTLLLLALLVWLQYSLWFGKNGIHDYSRVNDDVAAQQATNAKLKARNDQLFAEIDDLNGGQEAIEERARNELSMTKPGETFYRLVPDASKRAQTAGQNTR; encoded by the coding sequence ATGGGTAAACTAACGCTGCTGTTGCTGGCTTTACTGGTCTGGCTACAGTATTCACTGTGGTTCGGTAAGAACGGCATACATGATTACAGTCGCGTCAATGATGACGTGGCGGCGCAGCAGGCGACGAACGCCAAACTTAAAGCACGTAACGATCAGCTCTTTGCCGAAATTGACGATCTCAATGGCGGTCAGGAGGCTATCGAGGAGCGTGCACGTAACGAACTCAGCATGACTAAGCCGGGCGAAACGTTTTATCGTCTGGTGCCCGACGCGTCTAAACGCGCGCAAACTGCGGGGCAAAATACTCGTTAA
- the cysC gene encoding adenylyl-sulfate kinase, whose product MALHDENVVWHAHPVTPQQREQHHGHRGVVLWFTGLSGSGKSTVAGALEEALHQLGVSTYLLDGDNVRHGLCSDLGFSDADRKENIRRVGEVANLMVDAGLVVLTAFISPHRAERQMVRERVGEGRFIEVFVDTPLEICEARDPKGLYKKARAGELRNFTGIDSVYEAPESSEVHLNGEQLVTNLVAQLLDLLRQSDIIRS is encoded by the coding sequence ATGGCGCTGCATGACGAAAACGTCGTCTGGCATGCTCATCCCGTCACGCCGCAACAGCGCGAGCAACACCACGGTCATCGTGGTGTTGTGCTGTGGTTTACCGGACTGTCCGGGTCCGGTAAATCGACCGTCGCCGGGGCGCTGGAAGAGGCGCTGCATCAACTGGGCGTCAGTACCTATTTGCTGGATGGCGATAACGTTCGCCACGGCCTGTGCAGCGATCTGGGGTTCAGCGATGCCGATCGGAAAGAGAACATCCGTCGCGTGGGCGAAGTCGCAAACCTGATGGTGGATGCTGGACTGGTGGTACTGACGGCGTTTATTTCTCCGCACCGTGCGGAGCGGCAAATGGTGCGCGAACGCGTCGGTGAGGGGCGCTTTATTGAAGTGTTCGTGGATACGCCGCTGGAAATCTGTGAAGCCCGCGATCCAAAAGGGTTATACAAAAAAGCGCGCGCTGGCGAATTACGCAACTTCACCGGAATTGATTCCGTTTACGAAGCGCCTGAATCGTCAGAAGTTCATCTCAATGGCGAACAATTAGTAACAAATTTGGTCGCCCAATTATTAGACCTGCTCAGACAGAGCGATATTATCAGATCCTGA
- the cysN gene encoding sulfate adenylyltransferase subunit CysN, with protein MNTTLAQQIANEGGVEAWMVAQQHKSLLRFLTCGSVDDGKSTLIGRLLHDTRQIYEDQLSSLHNDSKRHGTQGEKLDLALLVDGLQAEREQGITIDVAYRYFSTEKRKFIIADTPGHEQYTRNMSTGASTCDLAILLIDARKGVLDQTRRHSFISTLLGIKHLVVAINKMDLVDYSEETFARIREDYLTFAEQLPGNLDIRFVPLSALEGDNVASQSVSMPWYSGPTLLEVLETVEIQRVVDSQPMRFPVQYVNRPNLDFRGYSGTLASGRVKVGQRVKVLPSGVESSVARIVTFDGDLDEAFAGEAITLVLKDEIDISRGDLLLAADESLPAVQSAAVDVVWMAEQPLAPGQSYEIKIAGKKTRARVDHVQYQVDINNLTQREVDNLPLNGIGLVNLTFDEPLVLDTYQQNPVTGGLIFIDRLSNVTVGAGMVREPIVQETAAPSEFSAFELELNALVRRHFPHWGARDLLGGK; from the coding sequence ATGAACACCACACTTGCACAACAAATTGCTAATGAAGGCGGCGTCGAAGCCTGGATGGTTGCCCAACAACATAAAAGTCTGCTGCGCTTTTTAACCTGCGGTAGCGTGGATGACGGCAAAAGCACCCTGATCGGTCGCCTGTTGCACGACACGCGGCAGATTTATGAAGATCAGCTGTCATCGTTGCATAACGACAGCAAACGTCACGGTACGCAGGGCGAGAAGCTGGATTTAGCGCTGCTGGTGGATGGGCTGCAAGCCGAGCGTGAGCAGGGGATTACCATTGACGTGGCGTATCGCTATTTCTCCACTGAGAAGCGCAAATTTATCATTGCCGATACCCCTGGGCATGAGCAATACACCCGGAATATGTCGACCGGCGCGTCAACCTGCGATCTGGCGATCCTGCTGATCGACGCCCGTAAAGGCGTGCTGGATCAGACCCGTCGTCACAGCTTTATTTCTACACTGCTGGGGATCAAACACCTGGTCGTGGCGATCAACAAAATGGATCTGGTCGATTACAGCGAAGAAACCTTTGCGCGCATTCGTGAAGATTATCTGACCTTTGCCGAACAGTTGCCGGGGAATCTGGATATTCGCTTTGTCCCGCTCTCCGCGCTGGAGGGCGACAACGTCGCCTCCCAGAGCGTCAGCATGCCGTGGTACAGCGGCCCGACCTTGCTTGAAGTGCTGGAGACGGTTGAGATCCAACGCGTGGTCGATAGCCAGCCAATGCGCTTCCCGGTGCAGTACGTAAACCGTCCAAACCTCGATTTCCGCGGCTATTCCGGTACGCTGGCTTCTGGCCGCGTTAAGGTGGGACAGCGTGTGAAGGTGCTGCCGTCCGGTGTGGAATCCAGCGTGGCGCGGATCGTCACCTTTGATGGCGATCTGGACGAAGCCTTTGCCGGGGAAGCGATCACCCTCGTCCTGAAAGACGAGATTGATATCAGCCGCGGCGATCTGCTGCTGGCAGCGGATGAAAGTTTACCTGCTGTACAGAGTGCCGCCGTTGACGTGGTCTGGATGGCGGAACAGCCGCTGGCGCCGGGGCAGAGTTACGAAATTAAAATTGCCGGTAAAAAGACCCGTGCTCGCGTTGATCATGTTCAGTATCAGGTGGATATCAACAATCTGACGCAGCGTGAGGTGGACAATCTGCCGCTGAACGGCATTGGTCTGGTGAATCTGACCTTTGATGAGCCGCTGGTGCTGGATACCTATCAGCAAAACCCGGTGACCGGCGGGCTAATCTTTATCGATCGTCTGAGCAACGTCACCGTGGGGGCCGGTATGGTCCGCGAACCGATTGTGCAGGAGACCGCCGCGCCATCAGAATTCAGCGCCTTTGAGCTGGAACTGAATGCGCTGGTACGTCGTCACTTCCCGCACTGGGGCGCTCGCGATCTGCTGGGAGGAAAATAA
- the cysJ gene encoding NADPH-dependent assimilatory sulfite reductase flavoprotein subunit, with translation MTTQAPPSALLPLNPEQLARLQAATTDLTPTQLAWVSGYFWGTLNQQPDAAVAAPAPVAEMPGITLISASQTGNARRVAEALRDDLLAAKLSVTLVNAGDYKFKQIANEKLLVVVTSTQGEGEPPEEAVALHKFLFSKKAPKLDNTAFAIFGLGDTSYEFFCQSGKDFDSKLAELGGERLLDRVDADVEYQAAAAEWRARVVEVLKSRAPVATPAQAVASGAVNEIHSSPYTKEAPLSAALSVNQKITGRDSEKDVRHIEIDLGDSGLRYQPGDALGVWYQNDPALVKEMVELVWLKGDEPVTVNGQSLPLTEALQWHVELTVNTANIVENYATLTRSESLLPLVGDKAQLQHYATTTPVVDMLRFSPAQLDAQALVDLLRPLTPRLYSIASSQAEVESEVHITVGAVRYEVEGRARAGGASSFLADRVEEDGEVRVFIEHNDNFRLPTNPETPVIMIGPGTGIAPFRAFMQQRAADEASGKNWLFFGNPHFTEDFLYQVEWQRYVKEGVLSRIDLAWSRDQKEKVYVQDKLREQGAELWRWINDGAHIYVCGDANRMAKDVEQALLEVIAEFGAMDAESADEFLSELRVERRYQRDVY, from the coding sequence ATGACGACACAAGCCCCACCTTCCGCTTTGCTTCCGCTGAACCCGGAGCAGCTGGCACGCCTTCAGGCGGCCACCACCGATCTTACGCCCACGCAGCTTGCATGGGTTTCTGGCTATTTCTGGGGCACGCTGAATCAGCAACCCGACGCAGCCGTTGCAGCACCCGCTCCCGTGGCGGAAATGCCGGGCATCACGCTGATCTCCGCATCCCAAACGGGCAATGCGCGTCGTGTGGCGGAAGCGCTGCGTGATGACCTGCTGGCAGCAAAACTCAGCGTCACGCTGGTTAACGCAGGCGACTACAAATTCAAACAAATCGCCAATGAAAAGCTGCTGGTTGTCGTCACCTCTACTCAGGGAGAAGGTGAACCGCCGGAAGAAGCCGTCGCGTTGCATAAGTTCCTGTTCTCTAAAAAAGCACCGAAGCTCGACAACACCGCATTTGCCATTTTTGGTCTGGGTGACACGTCATACGAATTTTTCTGCCAGTCGGGCAAAGATTTTGACAGCAAGCTGGCGGAACTCGGCGGTGAGCGTTTGTTGGATCGCGTTGACGCCGATGTGGAATACCAGGCCGCCGCCGCCGAATGGCGTGCCCGTGTGGTTGAGGTGTTGAAATCACGTGCGCCGGTTGCGACACCAGCTCAGGCGGTTGCCAGCGGCGCAGTGAATGAGATCCACTCCAGCCCGTATACCAAAGAAGCACCGTTAAGCGCGGCGTTATCCGTGAATCAAAAAATCACCGGACGTGATTCAGAGAAAGATGTTCGCCATATCGAAATCGATCTCGGTGATTCGGGTCTGCGCTACCAGCCAGGCGACGCGCTTGGCGTCTGGTATCAAAACGATCCGGCGCTGGTGAAAGAGATGGTGGAGCTGGTCTGGCTGAAAGGCGATGAGCCCGTTACGGTCAATGGCCAGTCTCTCCCGCTGACCGAAGCGCTACAGTGGCATGTCGAACTGACCGTTAATACCGCCAATATCGTCGAAAACTATGCCACCTTAACGCGCAGTGAATCGTTGTTGCCGCTGGTCGGCGATAAGGCACAGTTGCAGCATTACGCAACCACGACGCCTGTCGTCGATATGCTGCGCTTCTCACCAGCGCAACTGGATGCTCAGGCGTTGGTCGACCTGCTGCGTCCGTTAACGCCGCGCCTTTATTCCATTGCGTCGTCTCAGGCGGAAGTGGAGAGCGAAGTGCACATCACCGTGGGGGCGGTGCGTTATGAAGTGGAAGGCCGTGCGCGTGCCGGTGGCGCATCCAGCTTCCTCGCCGATCGCGTCGAAGAAGATGGCGAAGTGCGAGTGTTCATCGAACATAACGATAACTTCCGTCTGCCGACGAATCCTGAAACCCCGGTGATCATGATTGGTCCGGGGACGGGCATCGCGCCGTTCCGCGCATTTATGCAGCAGCGCGCCGCCGACGAAGCGTCCGGTAAAAACTGGCTGTTTTTTGGCAATCCCCACTTTACCGAAGATTTCCTCTACCAGGTGGAATGGCAGCGTTACGTCAAAGAAGGCGTGCTGAGCCGCATTGATCTTGCCTGGTCTCGGGATCAAAAAGAAAAAGTCTACGTACAAGATAAACTGCGCGAACAGGGCGCAGAACTGTGGCGCTGGATTAATGACGGTGCGCACATTTATGTCTGCGGCGACGCCAATCGCATGGCGAAAGACGTTGAGCAGGCATTGCTGGAAGTGATTGCTGAATTCGGCGCGATGGACGCGGAGTCAGCGGATGAATTTTTAAGTGAGCTGCGCGTTGAGCGCCGTTATCAGCGAGATGTCTACTAA